A single genomic interval of Gossypium raimondii isolate GPD5lz chromosome 11, ASM2569854v1, whole genome shotgun sequence harbors:
- the LOC105802630 gene encoding phospholipase D beta 1 isoform X3: MDNNPHQHPYPCHHGYPPNQDPYAAFPYQYPYNTPQYPHAPHMYPPSAHAPVAAPIDYRHAHSHSGQIPYQYSHPIPPNPSQLQHHGNFQYGSTPYPYQQTLSGHYPRPEINPQSSSTYQQPAQYPPQSSSSYQQPAQYPPPESNSDHLSSHVSFSGHNRQDSTSSLGANMRSASPAYPPLDHQLNNMHLSGSHSSAPASPPAPSVPILAAGTSTPDYASNSSNWEGPSLGRADLANRSSFSHKESFKGSQQVQGMQIVPFQKGSLRVLLLHGNLDIWVLEAKNLPNMDMFHKTLGDMFGNFSSNISKKIGGRSEGKNTSDPYVTIAVAGAIIGRTFVINNDENPVWRQHFYVPVAHHAAEVQFVVKDSDILGSEIIGVVTIPVEQIYAGEKIEGTYPVLNGNGKPCKPGAVLKLSIQYTPMEKLSFYHHGVGAGPEYVGVPGTYFPLRKGGKVTLYQDANVPDGCLPNIKLDQGMHFVQGKCWSDIFDAIRQARRLVYITGWSVWHKVRLVRDAAPASDCTLGDILRSKSQEGVRVLLLLWDDPTSRSILGYKTDGIMTTHDEETRSYFKHSSVHVLLCPRIAGKKHSWVKQKEVGTIYTHHQKTVIVDADAGNSNRKIIAFLGGLDLCDGRYDNPDHALFRTLQTYHKDDYHNPTYTGSTAGCPREPWHDMHSKIDGPAAYDVLVNFEERWLKAAKPHGLKKLKKPFDDALLRIERIPDIMGVSDFTENENDPESWHVQIFRSIDSNSVKGFPKDPKDATSKNLVCGKNVLIDMSIHTAYVKAIRAAQHFIYIENQYFLGSSYNWSSYKDLGADNLIPMEIALKIASKIKANERFAAYIVIPMWPEGVPTGSATQRILYWQASSRCLLWNKSYTSFCLTLLVQFGR; encoded by the exons ATGGATAATAACCCTCACCAACATCCTTACCCTTGTCACCATGGATACCCTCCAAATCAAGATCCTTATGCGGCTTTTCCATATCAATATCCTTATAACACTCCCCAATACCCTCATGCACCGCATATGTATCCGCCCTCAGCCCATGCCCCTGTTGCAGCTCCCATTGATTATAGACATGCTCATTCTCATTCTGGACAAATTCCTTATCAATATTCCCACCCAATACCTCCAAATCCTTCCCAACTCCAACATCATGGTAATTTTCAGTATGGTTCAACTCCTTATCCTTACCAGCAAACCCTATCTGGTCATTACCCACGTCCTGAAATTAATCCGCAATCATCCTCTACTTATCAACAGCCTGCACAATATCCTCCTCAATCATCATCCTCTTATCAACAACCTGCACAATATCCTCCTCCTGAAAGTAATTCTGATCACCTCTCTAGCCACGTTAGCTTCTCTGGTCATAACAGGCAGGACAGTACAAGTTCCTTAGGAGCAAATATGCGAAGCGCCTCACCTGCTTATCCGCCTTTGGATCATCAATTGAATAATATGCATTTGTCTGGTAGCCATTCGTCAGCTCCTGCATCACCCCCGGCACCTTCGGTGCCTATATTGGCCGCTGGTACTTCAACACCCGATTATGCGAGCAACTCTAGTAATTGGGAGGGGCCTAGTTTAGGCCGAGCTGATTTGGCTAATCGCTCTAGTTTTTCCCATAAGGAGTCATTTAAGGGATCACAACAAGTGCAGGGTATGCAGATTGTACCGTTCCAGAAAGGTTCATTGAGAGTTCTGCTTCTACATGGAAATTTAGATATTTGGGTTCTTGAAGCAAAAAATCTTCCCAACATGGATATGTTCCATAAGACATTAGGTGATATGTTTggaaatttttcttcaaatatctcaaaaaagATTGGAGGGCGCTCGGAAGGGAAGAATACAAGTGATCCTTATGTCACAATTGCAGTTGCCGGTGCCATTATAGGAAGGACTTTTGTGATCAACAATGATGAAAACCCTGTCTGGAGGCAACATTTCTATGTTCCTGTTGCACATCATGCTGCTGAAGTGCAATTTGTTGTTAAAGACAGTGATATTTTAGGGTCAGAGATTATAGGAGTTGTAACAATTCCAGTTGAGCAAATATACGCAGGGGAAAAGATTGAGGGAACCTACCCGGTTCTGAATGGTAATGGAAAGCCCTGTAAGCCTGGAGCCGTTTTGAAATTATCAATTCAGTACACACCAATGGAGAAATTGAGCTTCTATCATCATGGTGTTGGAGCAGGTCCTGAATATGTAGGGGTTCCTGGTACATATTTTCCTCTTCGGAAGGGGGGTAAAGTGACTCTTTATCAAGATGCCAATGTCCCCGATGGGTGTCTTCCAAACATAAAACTCGACCAGGGTATGCACTTTGTGCAAGGAAAGTGTTGGAGTGACATATTTGATGCTATTCGTCAAGCTAGGCGCTTGGTTTACATTACAGGGTGGTCAGTTTGGCATAAAGTTAGGCTGGTGCGCGATGCTGCTCCTGCTTCAGATTGCACTTTGGGTGACATTCTTAGGTCGAAGTCCCAGGAGGGAGTTAGAGTGCTACTTCTGTTATGGGATGATCCTACTTCAAGAAGCATCTTGGGATACAAAACT GATGGAATAATGACAACCCATGACGAGGAAACACGCAGTTATTTCAAACATTCTTCGGTGCACGTGTTACTTTGTCCTCGCATTGCTGGAAAAAAACATAGTTGGGTCAAACAAAAG GAAGTTGGAACGATTTATACACACCATCAGAAAACTGTAATTGTGGATGCTGATGCTGGGAACagtaatagaaaaattattgcTTTTCTTGGCGGCCTTGACTTATGTGATGGACGGTATGATAATCCGGATCATGCTTTATTTAGGACACTACAAACATATCATAAGGATGACTATCATAATCCAACATATACG GGTTCTACGGCTGGTTGCCCAAGAGAACCTTGGCACGATATGCACAGTAAAATTGATGGCCCAGCTGCATATGATGTTCTGGTCAACTTCGAGGAACGTTGGTTGAAGGCAGCCAAGCCTCATggacttaaaaaattaaaaaagccCTTTGATGATGCTTTGCTGCGGATAGAAAGAATTCCAGACATTATGGGAGTTTCTGATTTTACTGAGAATGAGAACGATCCAGAAAGTTGGCATGTTCAG ATTTTTCGCTCAATTGATTCAAACTCTGTAAAAGGCTTCCCAAAGGATCCAAAAGATGCAACAAGCAAG AATTTGGTGTGCGGTAAGAATGTCCTTATTGATATGAGCATACATACAGCATATGTGAAGGCCATTCGTGCTGCCCAgcatttcatttatatagaGAATCAATATTTCCTTGGATCCTCCTACAATTGGAGCTCGTATAAAGACTTAG GTGCTGACAACTTAATTCCAATGGAAATTGCTCTTAAGATAGCCAGTAAAATTAAAGCAAATGAGAGGTTTGCTGCATATATTGTTATTCCAATGTGGCCAGAGGGTGTTCCGACAGGCTCTGCCACTCAAAGGATTTTATATTGGCAG GCTTCATCAAGATGTCTGCTTTGGAACAAGTCCTACACAAGCTTTTGCTTGACACTGTTGGTTCAATTTGGGCGTTAA
- the LOC105802630 gene encoding phospholipase D gamma 1 isoform X2 has product MDNNPHQHPYPCHHGYPPNQDPYAAFPYQYPYNTPQYPHAPHMYPPSAHAPVAAPIDYRHAHSHSGQIPYQYSHPIPPNPSQLQHHGNFQYGSTPYPYQQTLSGHYPRPEINPQSSSTYQQPAQYPPQSSSSYQQPAQYPPPESNSDHLSSHVSFSGHNRQDSTSSLGANMRSASPAYPPLDHQLNNMHLSGSHSSAPASPPAPSVPILAAGTSTPDYASNSSNWEGPSLGRADLANRSSFSHKESFKGSQQVQGMQIVPFQKGSLRVLLLHGNLDIWVLEAKNLPNMDMFHKTLGDMFGNFSSNISKKIGGRSEGKNTSDPYVTIAVAGAIIGRTFVINNDENPVWRQHFYVPVAHHAAEVQFVVKDSDILGSEIIGVVTIPVEQIYAGEKIEGTYPVLNGNGKPCKPGAVLKLSIQYTPMEKLSFYHHGVGAGPEYVGVPGTYFPLRKGGKVTLYQDANVPDGCLPNIKLDQGMHFVQGKCWSDIFDAIRQARRLVYITGWSVWHKVRLVRDAAPASDCTLGDILRSKSQEGVRVLLLLWDDPTSRSILGYKTDGIMTTHDEETRSYFKHSSVHVLLCPRIAGKKHSWVKQKEVGTIYTHHQKTVIVDADAGNSNRKIIAFLGGLDLCDGRYDNPDHALFRTLQTYHKDDYHNPTYTGSTAGCPREPWHDMHSKIDGPAAYDVLVNFEERWLKAAKPHGLKKLKKPFDDALLRIERIPDIMGVSDFTENENDPESWHVQIFRSIDSNSVKGFPKDPKDATSKNLVCGKNVLIDMSIHTAYVKAIRAAQHFIYIENQYFLGSSYNWSSYKDLGADNLIPMEIALKIASKIKANERFAAYIVIPMWPEGVPTGSATQRILYWQNKTRSMMYETVYRALVEAGLDSTFVPEDFLNFYCLGNRELDGYQPLADGSPRAANAPEALSQKSRRFMIYVHSKGMIVDDEFIIVGSANINQRSMEGTRDTEIAMGAYQPQHTWAAKHSSPHGQIYGYRMSLWAEHVGVVEDCFTRPESLECVRRINQMAILNWRQFAAEEVTEMRGHLMKYPVEVDPKGKVKPLPGAETFPDTGGNVVGSFLGIQENLTI; this is encoded by the exons ATGGATAATAACCCTCACCAACATCCTTACCCTTGTCACCATGGATACCCTCCAAATCAAGATCCTTATGCGGCTTTTCCATATCAATATCCTTATAACACTCCCCAATACCCTCATGCACCGCATATGTATCCGCCCTCAGCCCATGCCCCTGTTGCAGCTCCCATTGATTATAGACATGCTCATTCTCATTCTGGACAAATTCCTTATCAATATTCCCACCCAATACCTCCAAATCCTTCCCAACTCCAACATCATGGTAATTTTCAGTATGGTTCAACTCCTTATCCTTACCAGCAAACCCTATCTGGTCATTACCCACGTCCTGAAATTAATCCGCAATCATCCTCTACTTATCAACAGCCTGCACAATATCCTCCTCAATCATCATCCTCTTATCAACAACCTGCACAATATCCTCCTCCTGAAAGTAATTCTGATCACCTCTCTAGCCACGTTAGCTTCTCTGGTCATAACAGGCAGGACAGTACAAGTTCCTTAGGAGCAAATATGCGAAGCGCCTCACCTGCTTATCCGCCTTTGGATCATCAATTGAATAATATGCATTTGTCTGGTAGCCATTCGTCAGCTCCTGCATCACCCCCGGCACCTTCGGTGCCTATATTGGCCGCTGGTACTTCAACACCCGATTATGCGAGCAACTCTAGTAATTGGGAGGGGCCTAGTTTAGGCCGAGCTGATTTGGCTAATCGCTCTAGTTTTTCCCATAAGGAGTCATTTAAGGGATCACAACAAGTGCAGGGTATGCAGATTGTACCGTTCCAGAAAGGTTCATTGAGAGTTCTGCTTCTACATGGAAATTTAGATATTTGGGTTCTTGAAGCAAAAAATCTTCCCAACATGGATATGTTCCATAAGACATTAGGTGATATGTTTggaaatttttcttcaaatatctcaaaaaagATTGGAGGGCGCTCGGAAGGGAAGAATACAAGTGATCCTTATGTCACAATTGCAGTTGCCGGTGCCATTATAGGAAGGACTTTTGTGATCAACAATGATGAAAACCCTGTCTGGAGGCAACATTTCTATGTTCCTGTTGCACATCATGCTGCTGAAGTGCAATTTGTTGTTAAAGACAGTGATATTTTAGGGTCAGAGATTATAGGAGTTGTAACAATTCCAGTTGAGCAAATATACGCAGGGGAAAAGATTGAGGGAACCTACCCGGTTCTGAATGGTAATGGAAAGCCCTGTAAGCCTGGAGCCGTTTTGAAATTATCAATTCAGTACACACCAATGGAGAAATTGAGCTTCTATCATCATGGTGTTGGAGCAGGTCCTGAATATGTAGGGGTTCCTGGTACATATTTTCCTCTTCGGAAGGGGGGTAAAGTGACTCTTTATCAAGATGCCAATGTCCCCGATGGGTGTCTTCCAAACATAAAACTCGACCAGGGTATGCACTTTGTGCAAGGAAAGTGTTGGAGTGACATATTTGATGCTATTCGTCAAGCTAGGCGCTTGGTTTACATTACAGGGTGGTCAGTTTGGCATAAAGTTAGGCTGGTGCGCGATGCTGCTCCTGCTTCAGATTGCACTTTGGGTGACATTCTTAGGTCGAAGTCCCAGGAGGGAGTTAGAGTGCTACTTCTGTTATGGGATGATCCTACTTCAAGAAGCATCTTGGGATACAAAACT GATGGAATAATGACAACCCATGACGAGGAAACACGCAGTTATTTCAAACATTCTTCGGTGCACGTGTTACTTTGTCCTCGCATTGCTGGAAAAAAACATAGTTGGGTCAAACAAAAG GAAGTTGGAACGATTTATACACACCATCAGAAAACTGTAATTGTGGATGCTGATGCTGGGAACagtaatagaaaaattattgcTTTTCTTGGCGGCCTTGACTTATGTGATGGACGGTATGATAATCCGGATCATGCTTTATTTAGGACACTACAAACATATCATAAGGATGACTATCATAATCCAACATATACG GGTTCTACGGCTGGTTGCCCAAGAGAACCTTGGCACGATATGCACAGTAAAATTGATGGCCCAGCTGCATATGATGTTCTGGTCAACTTCGAGGAACGTTGGTTGAAGGCAGCCAAGCCTCATggacttaaaaaattaaaaaagccCTTTGATGATGCTTTGCTGCGGATAGAAAGAATTCCAGACATTATGGGAGTTTCTGATTTTACTGAGAATGAGAACGATCCAGAAAGTTGGCATGTTCAG ATTTTTCGCTCAATTGATTCAAACTCTGTAAAAGGCTTCCCAAAGGATCCAAAAGATGCAACAAGCAAG AATTTGGTGTGCGGTAAGAATGTCCTTATTGATATGAGCATACATACAGCATATGTGAAGGCCATTCGTGCTGCCCAgcatttcatttatatagaGAATCAATATTTCCTTGGATCCTCCTACAATTGGAGCTCGTATAAAGACTTAG GTGCTGACAACTTAATTCCAATGGAAATTGCTCTTAAGATAGCCAGTAAAATTAAAGCAAATGAGAGGTTTGCTGCATATATTGTTATTCCAATGTGGCCAGAGGGTGTTCCGACAGGCTCTGCCACTCAAAGGATTTTATATTGGCAG AACAAAACCAGGTCAATGATGTACGAGACTGTTTACAGGGCTTTGGTAGAGGCAGGGCTTGATAGTACTTTCGTGCCAGAGGACTTTCTGAATTTCTACTGTCTTGGCAATCGTGAGCTTGATGGATATCAACCTCTTGCTGACGGAAGTCCTAGGGCTGCCAATGCTCCTGAG GCTCTTAGTCAGAAGAGTCGAAGATTTATGATCTATGTACATTCAAAAGGtatgatagttgatgatgagtTTATAATAGTGGGATCTGCAAACATCAATCAACGCTCCATGGAGGGTACCAGAGACACGGAGATTGCAATGGGAGCTTACCAACCTCAACATACTTGGGCAGCAAAGCATTCTAGTCCCCATGGACAG ATCTATGGGTATAGGATGTCATTATGGGCAGAACATGTTGGAGTTGTCGAGGACTGCTTCACTCGACCGGAGAGTCTCGAATGCGTAAGACGGATTAATCAAATGGCTATACTGAATTGGAGACAATTTGCAGCGGAGGAAGTGACAGAGATGAGAGGGCACTTAATGAAGTATCCGGTTGAAGTGGATCCCAAAGGTAAGGTCAAGCCCCTTCCCGGAGCTGAAACTTTCCCTGATACTGGAGGAAACGTTGTCGGCTCATTTCTTGGCATACAAGAAAATCTTACAATTTAA
- the LOC105802630 gene encoding phospholipase D gamma 1 isoform X1: MDNNPHQHPYPCHHGYPPNQDPYAAFPYQYPYNTPQYPHAPHMYPPSAHAPVAAPIDYRHAHSHSGQIPYQYSHPIPPNPSQLQHHGNFQYGSTPYPYQQTLSGHYPRPEINPQSSSTYQQPAQYPPQSSSSYQQPAQYPPPESNSDHLSSHVSFSGHNRQDSTSSLGANMRSASPAYPPLDHQLNNMHLSGSHSSAPASPPAPSVPILAAGTSTPDYASNSSNWEGPSLGRADLANRSSFSHKESFKGSQQVQGMQIVPFQKGSLRVLLLHGNLDIWVLEAKNLPNMDMFHKTLGDMFGNFSSNISKKIGGRSEGKNTSDPYVTIAVAGAIIGRTFVINNDENPVWRQHFYVPVAHHAAEVQFVVKDSDILGSEIIGVVTIPVEQIYAGEKIEGTYPVLNGNGKPCKPGAVLKLSIQYTPMEKLSFYHHGVGAGPEYVGVPGTYFPLRKGGKVTLYQDANVPDGCLPNIKLDQGMHFVQGKCWSDIFDAIRQARRLVYITGWSVWHKVRLVRDAAPASDCTLGDILRSKSQEGVRVLLLLWDDPTSRSILGYKTDGIMTTHDEETRSYFKHSSVHVLLCPRIAGKKHSWVKQKEVGTIYTHHQKTVIVDADAGNSNRKIIAFLGGLDLCDGRYDNPDHALFRTLQTYHKDDYHNPTYTGSTAGCPREPWHDMHSKIDGPAAYDVLVNFEERWLKAAKPHGLKKLKKPFDDALLRIERIPDIMGVSDFTENENDPESWHVQIFRSIDSNSVKGFPKDPKDATSKNLVCGKNVLIDMSIHTAYVKAIRAAQHFIYIENQYFLGSSYNWSSYKDLGADNLIPMEIALKIASKIKANERFAAYIVIPMWPEGVPTGSATQRILYWQNKTRSMMYETVYRALVEAGLDSTFVPEDFLNFYCLGNRELDGYQPLADGSPRAANAPEVIYTKSQKPFLFGNSTSWAISWYSKILKPDPKALPKLPRLALSQKSRRFMIYVHSKGMIVDDEFIIVGSANINQRSMEGTRDTEIAMGAYQPQHTWAAKHSSPHGQIYGYRMSLWAEHVGVVEDCFTRPESLECVRRINQMAILNWRQFAAEEVTEMRGHLMKYPVEVDPKGKVKPLPGAETFPDTGGNVVGSFLGIQENLTI; the protein is encoded by the exons ATGGATAATAACCCTCACCAACATCCTTACCCTTGTCACCATGGATACCCTCCAAATCAAGATCCTTATGCGGCTTTTCCATATCAATATCCTTATAACACTCCCCAATACCCTCATGCACCGCATATGTATCCGCCCTCAGCCCATGCCCCTGTTGCAGCTCCCATTGATTATAGACATGCTCATTCTCATTCTGGACAAATTCCTTATCAATATTCCCACCCAATACCTCCAAATCCTTCCCAACTCCAACATCATGGTAATTTTCAGTATGGTTCAACTCCTTATCCTTACCAGCAAACCCTATCTGGTCATTACCCACGTCCTGAAATTAATCCGCAATCATCCTCTACTTATCAACAGCCTGCACAATATCCTCCTCAATCATCATCCTCTTATCAACAACCTGCACAATATCCTCCTCCTGAAAGTAATTCTGATCACCTCTCTAGCCACGTTAGCTTCTCTGGTCATAACAGGCAGGACAGTACAAGTTCCTTAGGAGCAAATATGCGAAGCGCCTCACCTGCTTATCCGCCTTTGGATCATCAATTGAATAATATGCATTTGTCTGGTAGCCATTCGTCAGCTCCTGCATCACCCCCGGCACCTTCGGTGCCTATATTGGCCGCTGGTACTTCAACACCCGATTATGCGAGCAACTCTAGTAATTGGGAGGGGCCTAGTTTAGGCCGAGCTGATTTGGCTAATCGCTCTAGTTTTTCCCATAAGGAGTCATTTAAGGGATCACAACAAGTGCAGGGTATGCAGATTGTACCGTTCCAGAAAGGTTCATTGAGAGTTCTGCTTCTACATGGAAATTTAGATATTTGGGTTCTTGAAGCAAAAAATCTTCCCAACATGGATATGTTCCATAAGACATTAGGTGATATGTTTggaaatttttcttcaaatatctcaaaaaagATTGGAGGGCGCTCGGAAGGGAAGAATACAAGTGATCCTTATGTCACAATTGCAGTTGCCGGTGCCATTATAGGAAGGACTTTTGTGATCAACAATGATGAAAACCCTGTCTGGAGGCAACATTTCTATGTTCCTGTTGCACATCATGCTGCTGAAGTGCAATTTGTTGTTAAAGACAGTGATATTTTAGGGTCAGAGATTATAGGAGTTGTAACAATTCCAGTTGAGCAAATATACGCAGGGGAAAAGATTGAGGGAACCTACCCGGTTCTGAATGGTAATGGAAAGCCCTGTAAGCCTGGAGCCGTTTTGAAATTATCAATTCAGTACACACCAATGGAGAAATTGAGCTTCTATCATCATGGTGTTGGAGCAGGTCCTGAATATGTAGGGGTTCCTGGTACATATTTTCCTCTTCGGAAGGGGGGTAAAGTGACTCTTTATCAAGATGCCAATGTCCCCGATGGGTGTCTTCCAAACATAAAACTCGACCAGGGTATGCACTTTGTGCAAGGAAAGTGTTGGAGTGACATATTTGATGCTATTCGTCAAGCTAGGCGCTTGGTTTACATTACAGGGTGGTCAGTTTGGCATAAAGTTAGGCTGGTGCGCGATGCTGCTCCTGCTTCAGATTGCACTTTGGGTGACATTCTTAGGTCGAAGTCCCAGGAGGGAGTTAGAGTGCTACTTCTGTTATGGGATGATCCTACTTCAAGAAGCATCTTGGGATACAAAACT GATGGAATAATGACAACCCATGACGAGGAAACACGCAGTTATTTCAAACATTCTTCGGTGCACGTGTTACTTTGTCCTCGCATTGCTGGAAAAAAACATAGTTGGGTCAAACAAAAG GAAGTTGGAACGATTTATACACACCATCAGAAAACTGTAATTGTGGATGCTGATGCTGGGAACagtaatagaaaaattattgcTTTTCTTGGCGGCCTTGACTTATGTGATGGACGGTATGATAATCCGGATCATGCTTTATTTAGGACACTACAAACATATCATAAGGATGACTATCATAATCCAACATATACG GGTTCTACGGCTGGTTGCCCAAGAGAACCTTGGCACGATATGCACAGTAAAATTGATGGCCCAGCTGCATATGATGTTCTGGTCAACTTCGAGGAACGTTGGTTGAAGGCAGCCAAGCCTCATggacttaaaaaattaaaaaagccCTTTGATGATGCTTTGCTGCGGATAGAAAGAATTCCAGACATTATGGGAGTTTCTGATTTTACTGAGAATGAGAACGATCCAGAAAGTTGGCATGTTCAG ATTTTTCGCTCAATTGATTCAAACTCTGTAAAAGGCTTCCCAAAGGATCCAAAAGATGCAACAAGCAAG AATTTGGTGTGCGGTAAGAATGTCCTTATTGATATGAGCATACATACAGCATATGTGAAGGCCATTCGTGCTGCCCAgcatttcatttatatagaGAATCAATATTTCCTTGGATCCTCCTACAATTGGAGCTCGTATAAAGACTTAG GTGCTGACAACTTAATTCCAATGGAAATTGCTCTTAAGATAGCCAGTAAAATTAAAGCAAATGAGAGGTTTGCTGCATATATTGTTATTCCAATGTGGCCAGAGGGTGTTCCGACAGGCTCTGCCACTCAAAGGATTTTATATTGGCAG AACAAAACCAGGTCAATGATGTACGAGACTGTTTACAGGGCTTTGGTAGAGGCAGGGCTTGATAGTACTTTCGTGCCAGAGGACTTTCTGAATTTCTACTGTCTTGGCAATCGTGAGCTTGATGGATATCAACCTCTTGCTGACGGAAGTCCTAGGGCTGCCAATGCTCCTGAGGTAATCTATACCAAGTCCcaaaaaccttttctttttggtaattCAACGTCTTGGGCGATATCGTGGTATTCTAAGATCCTCAAACCTGACCCAAAAGCTTTGCCCAAGCTTCCAAGGCTG GCTCTTAGTCAGAAGAGTCGAAGATTTATGATCTATGTACATTCAAAAGGtatgatagttgatgatgagtTTATAATAGTGGGATCTGCAAACATCAATCAACGCTCCATGGAGGGTACCAGAGACACGGAGATTGCAATGGGAGCTTACCAACCTCAACATACTTGGGCAGCAAAGCATTCTAGTCCCCATGGACAG ATCTATGGGTATAGGATGTCATTATGGGCAGAACATGTTGGAGTTGTCGAGGACTGCTTCACTCGACCGGAGAGTCTCGAATGCGTAAGACGGATTAATCAAATGGCTATACTGAATTGGAGACAATTTGCAGCGGAGGAAGTGACAGAGATGAGAGGGCACTTAATGAAGTATCCGGTTGAAGTGGATCCCAAAGGTAAGGTCAAGCCCCTTCCCGGAGCTGAAACTTTCCCTGATACTGGAGGAAACGTTGTCGGCTCATTTCTTGGCATACAAGAAAATCTTACAATTTAA